From Labrus bergylta chromosome 22, fLabBer1.1, whole genome shotgun sequence, one genomic window encodes:
- the LOC136177324 gene encoding uncharacterized protein gives MRCREEIKSLLIQHCILSTMTAPKLLFYFTFLILDKSAQLTDQSSYFHQEREFISANVGDNITLKCIYEDKTVQRFFWYKQPLGQKPRLMSTFYWSIKNIAFHDEWKNNPRFTLEAVNGGNHLNITDLHISDTATYFCAVSFSITYKFAVGTLVSVKSSGLNIPATVYQSESETIQLGSSVTLNCAVHTGTCDGEHSVHWFRNSEESHPGLIYTHVGSNDQCVRSPNTETNTCVYNLPLKSVNSSHAGTYYCAVASCGRILFGNGTHLDIEKEDYSHILVYFLSGALTLTTILSFSLIVILFSIRRKISFHSGGTSASSATNTQGHINEDNLHYAALRVNQASRSRRHVDDTLAECVYSRVKT, from the exons ATGAGGTGTCGAGAAGAGATCAAGAGTCTTCTCATTCAGCACTGCATTTTGAGCACGATGACAGCTCCAAAGTTACTTTTCTATTTCACATTTCTCATCTTGGACAAAAGTg ctcagttGACTGATCAATCCTCATATTTTCATCAAGAGAGAGAATTTATATCAGCAAATGTCGGAGACAACATAACTTTGAAATGTATCTATGAAGATAAAACGGTACAACGTTTTTTCTGGTATAAGCAACCTCTCGGACAGAAACCAAGACTGATGTCTACCTTCTATTGGTCCATTAAGAACATTGCATTTCATGATGAGTGGAAGAACAACCCACGCTTTACACTGGAAGCCGTAAATGGTGGAAATCACTTGAATATCACAGATTTACACATTTCAGACACAGCTACTTACTTCTGCGCGGTTAGCTTTTCAATAACTTATAAATTTGCAGTGGGTACTTTAGTCAGCGTTAAGAGTTCAGGTTTGAATATCCCGGCTACGGTTTATCAGTCAGAATCTGAGACCATCCAGCTTGGAAGCTCTGTGACTCTGAACTGTGCAGTCCACACTGGGACCTGTGATGGAGAACACAGTGTTCACTGGTTCAGAAACTCTGAAGAATCTCATCCAGGACTCATTTACACCCATGTCGGCAGCAATGATCAGTGTGTGAGGAGCcccaacacagaaacaaacacctgtGTCTACAACTTACCATTGAAGAGTGTCAATAGCTCTCATGCTGGGACTTACTACTGCGCTGTTGCCTCATGTGGACGCATTCTCTTCGGAAACGGGACCCACCTGGACATTGAAA aAGAGGACTACTCTCATATCTTGGTGTATTTCTTGAGTGGAGCTTTGACATTAACCACCATCCTTAGTTTTTCCCTCATTGTGATACTGTTCAGTATTAGGAGGAAAATCAGCTTTCACTCTGGAG gaACTTCTGCTTCTTCTGCTACGAATACACAG GGTCACATAAATGAAGATAATCTTCATTATGCTGCTTTAAGGGTAAACCAGGCCAGCAGATCAAGAAGACATGTGGACGACACACTAGCTGAATGTGTGTACTCCAGAGTAAAGACATAA